Below is a window of Bryobacter aggregatus MPL3 DNA.
TTCTTTGCTTGTATGGTGGTTGCGACAGTGTTCAGTAGTTGGCGTGGAGGATCTCTTCCTGTTGTAAAAGCTTATGCTCAGACCTCTATCTTTCTGTTGTTTGCGGTTGCAGGCCTAGTTTTAAACTGGCATGAAATCCGTCTGGTATTTCATACGATGGCGTTTAGCGGTCTGGCGGTCCTGGTCATATCCAAATTGTTTCTGAGAGCAGATCAGGGAAGGTTTTCACTCAGCTTTGGTGGCACGATCGCAAATTCAAATGATCTGGCAACGCACGTTCTGTTGATGATCCCGTTCATGCTTTTTGTCTTGATGGACAAAAGGGCGATGTATATCATGCGTCTTCTGTACTTTGCGGCGATTCCTTATTCTCTCTATGTAGTTTTGGGAACGGCATCCCGTGGTTGCTTGGTGGCATTGGTGGCAGGGTGTCTTTTCTGGTTCTTCAAAGCCTCAATGAGGCAGAAAATGTTGGCTTTTCTCCTGCTGCCAGTGCTCATCGCACCTGCGATTGCATTGTTGCCGCAGGAGACCTTCAATCGGCTCAGTACGTTGAGTGGAGAGAAGAACCAGGAAGCCGACGAATCTGCAGATTCTCGCCGTTATCTGTTCTGGAAGGGGGTCGAATTTTCAATCAAGCACCCGCTGTTGGGAGTTGGACCAGAACAGTTTATGAATGTTGAAGGCGCTAGTGCCGTTGCAGCCGGTGGTAGGGGCAACTGGCACCAGACCCATTGCACCTGGGTACAGATCTCGAGTGAATGTGGCATCCCGGCAATGATCTTCTTTATCGCTGCATTGGGTGGAGCATATGTTCTGGTGAACCGTTGTTACAAGCAGGCGCAAAAGTTGAAGCTTGAGGAGATCGCCTCGGCCTGCTTCTGTTATATGCTGGCCTGCGTCTTTTTCTACGTTTCTACTAGCTTTTTGTCGAACGGATACACTTTCCGGCAGCCCTTCCTAGTTGGTTTGGCGATTGCAATGTTCTTTGCTATGCAGCGGACGGTGATGGCAATGCAAGTGGCGAAGGTTCCAGCATAGCTAGCTGCCGGAATCGGTAGAGTGAAGAAGGCCTGGCAAAAAGCTAGGCCTTCTTCATTTCAAGGCGTTTATTCCGATGTCGATGCGTCGCTGAACAACAGTTGAGGCTTATTGCTTAACAGAATTTCATCAGAAGCTGATAGATATTCGATCTTGAGCCAGTGGTCGCCCTGACGGCGGTCGAGATCAACTTGGCAAGGCGAATCCGCACAGGTATAAACAATGGTGCGGCCAGACGGCTCGGTGACTGTGAGACGGGCTTTGGCGGCGCCATTGATCCCGGCTTTATCAAAATTGATGGAAGCTTGTTCGACTTGGACAGGGCGGACCCCGCCAATCCGGACAGCTGGCCACTGGTGAGCCATCCCGATGCCAAACTGGAAGCCATACCATTTGCCATAACTGAGACTCATGTCGGCGGCAAAATCATTGCTAATGCCGCTTTCAGCGAGAGCGAAGCCCTGTTGCGTAAATTGATCTCTACCCCAGAGATTCGCATAGAACTGGTCTCCCAATTCAAGAAAGTGTTGCGAGGGATTGGCTTCATAGGCGATGCGGACTGCGGACTGCGCTTCTGCCAGTAGGGCTCTGGCTGTTGCTTTTGCCCAGGAGGCTGTCCCGTTACTGCAAAAAACATTGCGGTATTCAAAACTAGGCTGACTGGCCTTGAGTACGGGCTCGCAATTTGCGAAGCCTCGACCATAAAACAAGCCCCCGGTATCAGGATCAAATCCATCGGTCAGAACCCATGACGAGATTTTATTCGCCAGATCGGAGTAGTTGGCAGCGAGTGTGCCGTCAGCGCCAAGGCTGGCGTACTTCATCTGGAGCGCCTTGATACCTGCCATGAACGGCTGCATCCCGATCCCAGGTAGTCCGCCACGAGTCATATAAGCATTGCCAGTTGGGCCTGGCCAAGGCCGGATTAAGGTGAGAGATGTAGGGGAATTATAGGTGCAAGTCATGGAGTAAACAGAAGAGTCAAACGACACCTTTGGTGTGCTCGCCATCGCCATCGAGTCCAGATCATTTTCTACCTGCCAAGTCACCGATCCGGTGTCGCCCAGCCAAAGAGCACTCAATGTGGTGCTCGACCCGAGGCCTGAAAACTGGAGTGACGGAGTGTAGGGTTGACCACCCCGAGTCCCTGCTAAAACGATCTTGAGCCCATTGACTAGAGTTCCGGAGGTGATCGTCAGAATTCCGCTTCCTTGTACTACGTTTCCGGTGCCACCTGCTACACGTGGACACAGGTTGGGCCTAAATCCACTGCCGGTGACTTCCGTACTTCCATTTTTCACTCCCATGGTTGGATACTCATTGCCGTAAAAGTAAAATGGGCTCGAGAAGGAGTTATCGGGTCCTTTACAGCTAAGGTCCCGAGCATAGGATTTCGCGAGTTTTGCCTTCCAATAGGACCGCTGATTTGGGGTATCGGGATTGCCTGTATCCACTGGATCGAACATGGCGGCGAAGGCGAGCCACATCATCTCGTAGGCACTCTCACGGGGATCATCAAAGCAACTATTACGTTCCGCAGTCACGACGCCTCTTTCGGCAAGCTTTCGCAGCGCGTACCAACTCTGCACACGGCCATCGAGAACAGCACCAGCAACCACGCCTGCCGCGCTCATATTGCGAGGGGCAGGAAACACCCACCCATCATTGATATCGGGCTGGCTCAGCCAGTAGTCTCCCACGGCGCGTGCGGCATCGAGGGCTGGTTTCAGGCCACTTCTAAAATACTGGGCATAATTTGCGAGAACTTCATCGTAAAAATTGATGCCACCCCCGCCATTGTTGGTGACCCAGCGATGGTCGATGTAGGAGTATGTTTTGTCCTTCTGCACCCCGCGGATGGCCTCATACCCGCCCTCCCAATAGAGACGGGTGTCGCTCAGGCATGCGGTTACGTTCATGGTGCCATAGCCCTCCGTGCCATCGGTACGAGTCCAGGCTGGGGAAAAACCTCGGCTGTCGTTCCGGATGATCTGATAGGACAGCCCAGTGGCGGCATCGGCATCGGCCGGCCAGGGGCGAGTCATCTTAATTGTTGTTGGGGTGTTGCCGACTTCAATGGCTGCAAAAAATACAAATGGCACGCCCCCATGAGTACCTTCGATACGGATGGAATTGAGTTCCAGACTCAACGGCCAGTTCGTTCCGATGCCCACAAGATTGGTGCTATTGGGTTCTACAGTGACCGTACCTGCGGATGCAAGGATCTCACCATCAAGCCCAACACCACCAGGACAGAAATCCCGTAAGAACTTGGTTCCGGCGCCATAGACCTTATTTTGGTAGATCTCTCGTCCAGCCGGCCAACTGAGCGGAGCGCCCGAACCGTTTCTTCCAGTGTTGCCATAACCGCGACCGTCATAGCAGGGAATCAGATTCAGGCCCGAAGCGGAGCAGATCAGGACGAACTCTCCACCATTGCCATGCGTTGCAATCGCGATGATTGTTGGGAACTCGGTCAGATCCAGTTTGGCGACACTCACCACAGGGATGGATGTCGATGAGGCGGTGACGGGCGCGCTCAAATTCGTTGCGACCGAAGTATAGTCGCCGGTTGCGTTGTAGCTGATGGTGCCATCCAAAGGCTTTGTCCATTCGGGGGGGGAACTAAACTTGGTTACGTAATCCTTCGCCCGGATCTGGACTCCTCGCATTGCTGCATCGTCCGCATACGCCCAGGGATTTTTCCCGAAGGCGATCATGGGCCCAAAGATCTTGTCGGCGTCAGGATTGGCATGGATCACCACTCCGTTGTTGTCTGTGGCAACAGCGCCCAGATCGACAGTCTTGCTTCCCCGCACTCCTAACGCGTCAATGACAGTGAGTCTTAGCTTGTAACTCCCGAAAACAGCTCCTCGAATCGTCGGGGTTGGGCTGGTTTCATCATCCCAGATTAGTTGCGATGGGCCTTCCATCTGACGCCAGCGGTAGGAGACGACAGAGCCATTATCAGCCTGCGAATAGCTGCTCAAGCCATTGAGCTTGGCAG
It encodes the following:
- a CDS encoding O-antigen ligase family protein, whose protein sequence is MLSLKQPNTATGIGMPFPAMAQSKTSAVSVPPPQALPPLPEEANGFRRLAFYFCLACIFIRFSFISEALASGIGVNTYMLYFTAPVAIVGTLATGGLARTFRSKAAVFLMLFFACMVVATVFSSWRGGSLPVVKAYAQTSIFLLFAVAGLVLNWHEIRLVFHTMAFSGLAVLVISKLFLRADQGRFSLSFGGTIANSNDLATHVLLMIPFMLFVLMDKRAMYIMRLLYFAAIPYSLYVVLGTASRGCLVALVAGCLFWFFKASMRQKMLAFLLLPVLIAPAIALLPQETFNRLSTLSGEKNQEADESADSRRYLFWKGVEFSIKHPLLGVGPEQFMNVEGASAVAAGGRGNWHQTHCTWVQISSECGIPAMIFFIAALGGAYVLVNRCYKQAQKLKLEEIASACFCYMLACVFFYVSTSFLSNGYTFRQPFLVGLAIAMFFAMQRTVMAMQVAKVPA
- a CDS encoding PKD domain-containing protein yields the protein MIRIMTLLMLLAQFAVAGQSLNLNGRIVGNTNVPIAPNGTSWRIEMYFHDWDDFGGKLAQANAYGADIGLTTAGSRMILRPEVSNLTGATGDCDIDVQTLSAKRVYLRLQKDSGAKKIYCEAWDMNGNRIGNKAVTYKGETALIYNTVWVGNEGLLAKDRYIGFFRICSTLLPLNSRPPITRDDSNRILEWKFDGNLTDSAGAFPAQNLAGGTLSYITTPIQTIPSVTIKNNDTRFWSDLVSIRAGHPAKLNGLSSYSQADNGSVVSYRWRQMEGPSQLIWDDETSPTPTIRGAVFGSYKLRLTVIDALGVRGSKTVDLGAVATDNNGVVIHANPDADKIFGPMIAFGKNPWAYADDAAMRGVQIRAKDYVTKFSSPPEWTKPLDGTISYNATGDYTSVATNLSAPVTASSTSIPVVSVAKLDLTEFPTIIAIATHGNGGEFVLICSASGLNLIPCYDGRGYGNTGRNGSGAPLSWPAGREIYQNKVYGAGTKFLRDFCPGGVGLDGEILASAGTVTVEPNSTNLVGIGTNWPLSLELNSIRIEGTHGGVPFVFFAAIEVGNTPTTIKMTRPWPADADAATGLSYQIIRNDSRGFSPAWTRTDGTEGYGTMNVTACLSDTRLYWEGGYEAIRGVQKDKTYSYIDHRWVTNNGGGGINFYDEVLANYAQYFRSGLKPALDAARAVGDYWLSQPDINDGWVFPAPRNMSAAGVVAGAVLDGRVQSWYALRKLAERGVVTAERNSCFDDPRESAYEMMWLAFAAMFDPVDTGNPDTPNQRSYWKAKLAKSYARDLSCKGPDNSFSSPFYFYGNEYPTMGVKNGSTEVTGSGFRPNLCPRVAGGTGNVVQGSGILTITSGTLVNGLKIVLAGTRGGQPYTPSLQFSGLGSSTTLSALWLGDTGSVTWQVENDLDSMAMASTPKVSFDSSVYSMTCTYNSPTSLTLIRPWPGPTGNAYMTRGGLPGIGMQPFMAGIKALQMKYASLGADGTLAANYSDLANKISSWVLTDGFDPDTGGLFYGRGFANCEPVLKASQPSFEYRNVFCSNGTASWAKATARALLAEAQSAVRIAYEANPSQHFLELGDQFYANLWGRDQFTQQGFALAESGISNDFAADMSLSYGKWYGFQFGIGMAHQWPAVRIGGVRPVQVEQASINFDKAGINGAAKARLTVTEPSGRTIVYTCADSPCQVDLDRRQGDHWLKIEYLSASDEILLSNKPQLLFSDASTSE